The Kocuria flava nucleotide sequence AGTACCTCGAGGGCCCGATCTTCTGCCCGACCCCCGAAACGCCCCACCCGATCTCGGGGGAGACCGCTCCGGTGACGCTGGGGCACGAGTTCTCCGGCACCGTCTACGCCGTCGGGGAGGGCGTGGACGACCTGGAGGTGGGCCGGCACGTCGTCGTCGAGCCCTACATCATCCACGACGACGTCGACACCGGCCCGGAGAGCACCGACTACCACCTCTCGCCGGACATGGGCTTCATCGGCCTCTCCGGCCGCGGCGGCGGGCTCGGGGAGAAGATCGCCGTGCAGCGGCGCTGGGTCCACCCGATCGCCGACTCCGTGCCACTGGACCAGGCGGCTCTCATCGAGCCGCTGTCGGTCGGCTACCACGCGGTGCAGCGCTCCGGGGCGAAGGCCGGGGACGTCGCGCTCGTCGGCGGGGCCGGGCCCATCGGGCTGCTGACCTCCGCCGTGCTGAAGGCCCTGGGCGTGACCGTGGTCGTCTCCGAGCTCAGCCCGCTGCGCCGGCAGAAGGCCCTGGAGGCCGGCGTCGCCGACCACGCTCTGGACCCGCGCGAGACGGACGTCGTCGCGGCCGTGCGCGAGCTCACCGGCGGCCGGGGCGCGGACGTGGCCTTCGAGTGCACCAGCGTCCAGGTCGTGCTCGACACCCTCATGGAGGCGCTGCGGCCCACCGGCGTGCTGGTCGTCGTCTCGATCTGGGGCCACCGCTCCGAGTTCGACATGTTCACGCTCGTCATGAAGGAGATCGACGTGCGCGGGACCATCGCCTACGTCAACTCCCACCCGGCGACCATCGAGCTCGTGGAGTCCGGCAAGATCGACCTCGCCCCGTTCATCACGGGGCGGATCGGGCTCGAGGGGCTGGTCGAAGAGGGCTTCGACACCCTCATCCACCGCAACGAGACCGCGGTGAAGATCCTCGTCTCGCCCTCCGGCCGAGGGCTCTGACGTCGGGGCAGCCGGGCACGGGAGGTGGCCGCCGTGACCATGGACCGGGGGAGCAGTCCGCTGTGGGTGTGGTGGGACGCCCGCCGGGTCCACCGCCAGGGGGCGGAGGCGCTGCGCGCACGGCAGCGCGAGCGCCTGGCCGCCCTCGTGGCCCTCGCCCGCACGAGCTCCCCGTACTACCGGCGGCTCTACCAGGGGCTGCCGGAGCGGGTCGAGGACGTCACCGCCCTGCCCGTCACGGACAAGCGGGCGCTCATGGCCGCCTTCGACGAGGTCGTCACGGACCCGGCCGTCACCCGCGCGGCGGTCGAGGAGTTCGTGGCGGACCCGGCCCGGATCGGCGAGCGCTTCGCGGGGAAGTACCTCGTGGCGACCACGGCCGGCACCACGGGCACCCGCGGGCTGTTCGTCCTCGACGACCACTACTGGGCCGTCACGCAGGGGATGATGGCTCGGCTGAGCGCGGACTGGCTGCCGGCACGCGAGATCCTGCGGCTGATCGGGCGCGGGGGCCGCTTCGCCGGGGTCGTCGCCACCGGCGGGCACTTCCTGTCCGTGGCCGCGAGCACCCGGGAGCAGCGGGAGAAGCCGCGGCGCCACCGCCGGCTGCGGATCCTGTCGGTCCACCGGCCCCTGCCCGAGCTGGTCGCCGAGCTCAACGCCTTCCGGCCCCTGCTGCTGGGGGCCTACGCCAGCGTGCTGCGGCTGCTGGGCTCCGAGCAGGAGGCCGGGCGGCTGCGGGTGGCCCCGGTGCTCGTGCTCAGCACCGCCGAGGGCCTGCCCCCGGAGGAGCGGCACCGCCTCGAGCGGGCCTTCGGGGCGCCGGTGCGGGAGGTCTACGGGTGCACCGAGTCCGGCTACGCCGCCTCCAGCTGCGCCGAGGGGTGGCTGCACCTGGTCGAGGACTGGGTGATCCTCGAGCCGGTCGACGCCGCCCACCGCCCCGTGCCGCCGGGCACCGTCTCGGACACCGTTCTGATGACCAACCTCGCCAACCGGGTCCAGCCGATCATCCGCTACGACGTCGGCGACCGGGTGCTCGTGCGCCCCGACCCGTGCCCGTGCGGCAACCCCGCCCCGGCCCTGCGCGTGGAGGGCCGGGCCTCGGACGTGCTGAGCTTCCCCGACGACGACGGGCGCGGCCGGATCGCGGTGCCCCCGCTGGCCCTGGGCACCGTCGTCGACCGCACCCCCGGCGTGGAGCTGTTCCAGATCGTGCAGACCGACCCCACCGCCCTGACGGTCCGGCTGCTCCCGGCGGCCGGGACCGACCCGGAGCGGGTGCGGGCCGCGGTGCGGCAGGGGATCACGGGCCTGCTCGCCGGGCTGGGCCTGGCCCACGTCGCCGTGGACCTGGCGGCCGAGCCCCCGCAGCAGGGCCCGGGCGGGAAGGTCCGCACGGTCGTCCCGCTGCCGGCGGGCTGAGCGGCCTCCGACACGGAGCCGTCATGCGTCACGGTCCCGCCACGATCGGGGCGCCTGGAGGTCCCCATGGGGATCCTCAGCCGCCGCGACGCGCAGGGGCTGATCGTCGAGGAGCACCGCTGCTTCGACCTCTACCGGATGGCGGCCCAGCTCGGGCTCGTCCGAACGCTCAGGGCGTGCGCCAGTAGCGCTCCTCGAGCTGCCGGGCGACCCCGGTGCGGCGGGCCCGCCGGGCGAGCAGTCGCAGCACCGGCATCAGCGCCCGCCCCGGGCCGGGGAGGTTGATGTCGGACTCCACGAGGATCAGGGCGGCGTGGGAGAGCTTCTTCGGCCGCCCGTCCGCGTGGGTCAGCCCGTCGGAGGCCATCCGCTGCAGGGCCACGAGCCACTTCTCGAAGCCGGCGTGGGCGGGACGGACCTCGAGCACGAAGCGCAGGGTGCGCTCGCCGGCGGAGTGCCAGCCGTGCACGGCGCCCGGCGGGACGATCGTCTCCTCACCATCGGTCAGGACGACCTCCTGCCCGGCGACCCGGCCCTCGAGGGTGCCCTCGAACAGGTGCACGGTCTCGGTGTACTCGGTGTGGAAGTGCGGGAACACCGTGATCCCCGGTGCGTACTCGGCGTACATCAGGCTGTACTCACCGTCGGTCTCGGCACCCGTGCGCACCCACGTGAGCGCGGTGCCCTGCGCGGTGTCGCGGAAGGTCTCCCGGCCCTCGCGCAGCGCGGTGATCTGCTCCACGGTCCAGTTCATGGTCCTCGCCCCCACCGGCCAGGATACGACCGCACGGCCCCCGCGGACCCGGCCGTGGCCGGACCGCAATCTGTGACCCGCCGGGAACGGGCGGGGCTCAGGCCCGGCGCAGCGCGGGGGCCGGGTTCGGCAGCACGAAGGGCGTGCCGATGTCGGCCGGATAGCCGTAGTCGGCGCTGGCCACGGTGATGCGCTCCGGGGTGATCTCGCGGATGCGGACCTTCACCGGCTCGGGGTGGTCCTCGACGTCGAGCAGCCAGTCCTCGGCGAGGTAGCTCAGCCCGAGCTCCTCGAGCAGCGCCTCGGCGTCGGTGAGCTCCTGCGGGCCGGCGAGCTCGTTCCACATCAGGTCGATGGGCACGAACCGGCCGTCCTCGCTCAAGCGCAGGTAGCCCACGTGCTCGTTGTCGGATCCGCGGACGTGGGGGAACGTCGTGTCGTCGGCCATGCCCGCAGGCTATGCCACGGTGCGCCCGGGGTGGTGGAGGCGGGGCCGCTGCACCCGGGTGCCGCGGCCCCGCCGTGCTCAGACGAGCAGCTGGTGGGTGGCGAAGTCGCGGTAGAGGGTGCACCGTCCCACGAGCTCGTCGTGCGTGCCCGCGTCCAGGACCCGCCCGCCGTCGAGCACCACGATCTGGTCGGCGGTGACGACCGTGGACAGGCGGTGGGCCACGATGAGGGTGGTCCTGCCGCGGGCCATCTCGTCGAGGGCCTCGCCCAGCAGGGTCTCGGTGGTGGCGTCCACGCTGGCGGTCGGCTCGTCGAAGAGCAGCAGCCGCGGGTCCTGGAGGAGCACGCGGGCCCAGGCCAGGCGCTGCCGCTCACCGCCGGAGAGCACGGCCCCGTGGTCGCCCAGCTCGAGCTCCAGCCCCGCGTCCTGGCGGGCGACCAGGTCCTCCAGGCCCACCGCGGCAAGCACCCGGTGCAGATCCTCGTCGGTGGCGCCGGGGGCGGCGATGCGCAGGTTCTCGGCGAGGGTTCCGCCCAGCGCCGGCGCCCCCTGCTCGACGTAGGCCACCCGGCGGCGGTAGGCCTCGAGGTCGGCCTCCCGCAGGTCCTGACCCAGGCAGCGGACGGTGCCCTCGTCCGGGTCGGCGAATCCTTCGAGCAGGGACAGGACCGTCGACTTGCCGGCCCCCGAGGGGCCCACGATCGCGGTGCGCGACCCGGCAGGCACCGTGAAGGACACGCCGCGCAGCACCGGGTTCTCGCCGTAGCGGAAGTGCACGTCTTCGACGACGACGGCGGGCTCGCCGGGCCGGACCGGGCCGGTCGCCTCCGTGCTTCCGCCGCTGCGCTCCACGGGGCGCTCGAGCACCCGGCGGATGCGGTCGTAGGAGGCCAGGCCGAGCTGGATCTGGGTGTAGGCGCCCATCGCCTGGGTCACCGGCATCACCAGCAGGAACAGGTACATGATGAAGGCCATCAGCTCGCCCACCGTCATGGCACCCTGTGCCACGCGCAGCCCGCCGACCGCGAGGACCACGAGGAAGGCTCCCTGGATGCTCAGGGACATGATGGGCTGGACCCAGGCCTGGATCCGGGCCATCTCGATCCCGGAGGCCTCGGCCCGGCGGGCGAAGCCGGCCACGTTCTCGGCCTGCTCCCGGGTCGCGGCGCTGGAGCGCACCAGCACGATCGAGGACAGGGCCCGGTCGGCGGCCGAGGTCATGCGGGCGACCTCGGCCTGGGTGACCTCGCTGGTGCGGCGCATCCGGGCGCCCATGACGGTGACGCCCGCCCCGCCGAGGACGACCCCGGCCAGGGTGAGGGCGAACAGCAGCGGATCGAGGGAGACCATCAGCACGATGGCCGCCCCGAACATCAGCACCGCGGAGACCAGCTCGAACAGCCCCGAGGTGACGATCGTGCGCACCTGGCCGGTGTCGGAGCCGAGGCGGCTGATCCACTCGCCCTTCGGGGTCGCGGCGTAGTCGCGCATCGGCAGCCGCAGGAGACGGGCGATCAGCGACCGCCGCAGTCCGCCGATGAAGGCCTCGCCCGTGCGCTGGAGCATGTAGGACTGCGCGCCGCGCAGCAGGGCCTCGGCCACGGTGACGCCCACGAGCCACCACACCCAGGGGTTGTCCCCGCCACGGCTCGTGGCGTCGATCATGCGCTGCATCATCAGCGGCTGGGCCACGCCGAAGACCGTGGCGGTGAGGGAGAGCACGGCGACGACCACGAGGGCGGGCCGGTGCGGGGCCACGGCGGCGAGGAAGTCGCGGAACGCGCCCTTGGGGGCCATGGGCCGGGGGTGCTGCGGGGGCGGGCTCCCGTGGTTGTCGGCCATGGTCGTGTCCTCCGTGATCGGTGCCGGTGCTGTCATGCTTCCTCCTCGGGGTGGGTGCCGGGCGCAGGCCGGGTGCCGGGCGTGGCGCGCAGGACCCGGTCCAGGTCCGTGCCGCCCAGCACGGTCTGCTCCAGCACGTGCCACCGCACCCGGTCGGGCGGGGTGCCGATGG carries:
- a CDS encoding 2,3-butanediol dehydrogenase; this translates as MRAARYYGRNDIRIDDLPEPEVGPGQVGIEVAWCGICGTDLHEYLEGPIFCPTPETPHPISGETAPVTLGHEFSGTVYAVGEGVDDLEVGRHVVVEPYIIHDDVDTGPESTDYHLSPDMGFIGLSGRGGGLGEKIAVQRRWVHPIADSVPLDQAALIEPLSVGYHAVQRSGAKAGDVALVGGAGPIGLLTSAVLKALGVTVVVSELSPLRRQKALEAGVADHALDPRETDVVAAVRELTGGRGADVAFECTSVQVVLDTLMEALRPTGVLVVVSIWGHRSEFDMFTLVMKEIDVRGTIAYVNSHPATIELVESGKIDLAPFITGRIGLEGLVEEGFDTLIHRNETAVKILVSPSGRGL
- a CDS encoding phenylacetate--CoA ligase family protein, giving the protein MDRGSSPLWVWWDARRVHRQGAEALRARQRERLAALVALARTSSPYYRRLYQGLPERVEDVTALPVTDKRALMAAFDEVVTDPAVTRAAVEEFVADPARIGERFAGKYLVATTAGTTGTRGLFVLDDHYWAVTQGMMARLSADWLPAREILRLIGRGGRFAGVVATGGHFLSVAASTREQREKPRRHRRLRILSVHRPLPELVAELNAFRPLLLGAYASVLRLLGSEQEAGRLRVAPVLVLSTAEGLPPEERHRLERAFGAPVREVYGCTESGYAASSCAEGWLHLVEDWVILEPVDAAHRPVPPGTVSDTVLMTNLANRVQPIIRYDVGDRVLVRPDPCPCGNPAPALRVEGRASDVLSFPDDDGRGRIAVPPLALGTVVDRTPGVELFQIVQTDPTALTVRLLPAAGTDPERVRAAVRQGITGLLAGLGLAHVAVDLAAEPPQQGPGGKVRTVVPLPAG
- a CDS encoding cupin domain-containing protein, yielding MNWTVEQITALREGRETFRDTAQGTALTWVRTGAETDGEYSLMYAEYAPGITVFPHFHTEYTETVHLFEGTLEGRVAGQEVVLTDGEETIVPPGAVHGWHSAGERTLRFVLEVRPAHAGFEKWLVALQRMASDGLTHADGRPKKLSHAALILVESDINLPGPGRALMPVLRLLARRARRTGVARQLEERYWRTP
- a CDS encoding ABC transporter ATP-binding protein; translation: MTAPAPITEDTTMADNHGSPPPQHPRPMAPKGAFRDFLAAVAPHRPALVVVAVLSLTATVFGVAQPLMMQRMIDATSRGGDNPWVWWLVGVTVAEALLRGAQSYMLQRTGEAFIGGLRRSLIARLLRLPMRDYAATPKGEWISRLGSDTGQVRTIVTSGLFELVSAVLMFGAAIVLMVSLDPLLFALTLAGVVLGGAGVTVMGARMRRTSEVTQAEVARMTSAADRALSSIVLVRSSAATREQAENVAGFARRAEASGIEMARIQAWVQPIMSLSIQGAFLVVLAVGGLRVAQGAMTVGELMAFIMYLFLLVMPVTQAMGAYTQIQLGLASYDRIRRVLERPVERSGGSTEATGPVRPGEPAVVVEDVHFRYGENPVLRGVSFTVPAGSRTAIVGPSGAGKSTVLSLLEGFADPDEGTVRCLGQDLREADLEAYRRRVAYVEQGAPALGGTLAENLRIAAPGATDEDLHRVLAAVGLEDLVARQDAGLELELGDHGAVLSGGERQRLAWARVLLQDPRLLLFDEPTASVDATTETLLGEALDEMARGRTTLIVAHRLSTVVTADQIVVLDGGRVLDAGTHDELVGRCTLYRDFATHQLLV